A region of Sphingomonas crusticola DNA encodes the following proteins:
- a CDS encoding glycoside hydrolase family 3 C-terminal domain-containing protein — protein sequence MVSAGRGILIAIGALLAIGAAAAPNAPYFNPDLPADQRIANLLSLMTLDEKIDALSTNSGVPRLGVPNFGSSEGIHGLQQRGNEERHRTAIPTTQFPQPPGMGESWNPDLVRQAGGVEGYEARYITQTPSYDRPILMLWGPQADLARDPRWGRSEEVYGEDPFFNGVMATAFARGLQGADPKYWQAAPLLKHFLANSNENDRTRTSSNFDERLFWEYYSVPFRMAFEDADASGVMASYNAWNGTPMTVHPVLRDVVIGKWGVDVVSSDGGAIKTLVKDHKSSANQKDAAVAALKAGINQYLDVYKDELRAALVDGSITEADLDEALERKFRTTIKLGLLDPPERVAYTRIHGGAPPWDGARHRGVSRQLALESIVLLKNSAGALPLNKARLKSVAVIGPLADSVHWDWYGGQPPYAVTPLQGIREAVGPGVRVNYAPDDSAGAAVAAARASDVAIVVVGNDPTCGPNMAHDWTDNGTKPCADAGDGREGRDRQTLTLAQEDLVRNVMAANPRTIMVLVSSFPYTINWSQEHVPAILHMAHSSQDEGWALAQVLFGAYNPGGHLVVTWPASIAQLPAMMDYDIRHGRTYMYAKGKPLYPFGYGLSYTRFRYANLRTDKPAVARNGRTIVSVDVTNVGDRSGDAVPQLYVRHRGSKVERPALKLEGFSRVTVAPGETKTVRIPLKAAQLAYWNGAQKAFVVEPEPVELMIGASSADIELRSTLQIR from the coding sequence ATGGTTTCGGCTGGGCGAGGTATCCTGATCGCGATCGGCGCGTTGCTGGCGATCGGAGCGGCCGCAGCCCCGAATGCCCCTTACTTCAATCCCGATCTTCCGGCCGATCAGCGGATCGCGAACCTGCTGTCGCTGATGACCCTCGACGAGAAGATCGATGCACTCAGCACCAATTCGGGCGTGCCACGGCTGGGGGTGCCGAACTTCGGATCGTCGGAAGGCATTCACGGGCTGCAGCAGCGCGGCAATGAGGAGCGCCACCGCACCGCGATCCCGACCACGCAATTCCCGCAGCCGCCCGGCATGGGCGAGAGCTGGAACCCGGATCTGGTGCGCCAGGCGGGCGGGGTGGAGGGCTATGAGGCGCGCTACATCACCCAGACGCCGAGCTATGATCGCCCTATCCTGATGCTGTGGGGGCCGCAGGCGGATCTAGCGCGCGATCCGCGCTGGGGACGCAGCGAGGAGGTTTATGGAGAGGATCCCTTCTTTAACGGGGTGATGGCGACGGCGTTCGCACGCGGTTTGCAAGGCGCCGATCCGAAATATTGGCAGGCGGCGCCCTTGCTCAAGCACTTCCTCGCCAATTCGAATGAGAATGATCGGACCCGTACGAGCTCCAATTTCGACGAACGGCTGTTTTGGGAATATTATTCGGTGCCGTTCCGGATGGCGTTCGAGGATGCCGACGCCAGCGGTGTGATGGCGTCCTACAATGCTTGGAACGGGACGCCGATGACCGTCCACCCGGTGCTGCGCGATGTGGTGATCGGGAAGTGGGGCGTCGATGTCGTCTCCAGCGACGGCGGCGCAATCAAGACATTAGTCAAGGATCACAAGAGTTCGGCCAACCAGAAGGATGCTGCGGTCGCGGCGCTGAAGGCTGGGATCAACCAATATCTCGACGTCTATAAGGATGAGCTGCGCGCCGCGCTGGTCGACGGCTCGATCACAGAGGCCGATCTCGATGAGGCACTCGAACGCAAATTCCGCACGACGATCAAGCTTGGGCTGCTCGATCCGCCGGAGCGCGTGGCTTACACCAGGATCCACGGCGGTGCGCCGCCGTGGGATGGCGCGCGCCATCGCGGCGTCTCGAGGCAACTGGCGCTGGAATCGATCGTCCTGCTCAAGAACAGCGCTGGCGCCTTGCCACTCAACAAGGCCAGACTGAAGTCCGTTGCGGTGATCGGCCCGCTTGCCGACAGCGTTCATTGGGATTGGTATGGCGGCCAGCCGCCTTATGCCGTGACGCCGCTGCAGGGCATCCGGGAAGCGGTCGGCCCCGGCGTGAGAGTGAATTACGCACCCGATGACAGTGCGGGAGCCGCCGTGGCGGCGGCGCGGGCGTCCGACGTCGCGATCGTCGTGGTCGGCAACGACCCGACCTGCGGACCCAATATGGCGCACGATTGGACCGACAACGGCACGAAGCCTTGCGCCGATGCGGGTGATGGCCGGGAAGGCCGCGACCGCCAGACGCTCACTTTGGCCCAGGAGGATCTGGTCAGGAACGTTATGGCCGCCAACCCGCGCACGATCATGGTGCTGGTATCGAGCTTCCCCTACACGATCAACTGGTCGCAGGAGCACGTACCCGCGATCCTCCACATGGCGCATTCGTCGCAGGACGAGGGCTGGGCGCTCGCCCAAGTGCTGTTCGGTGCTTACAATCCGGGCGGCCATCTGGTCGTCACCTGGCCGGCCTCGATCGCTCAGCTGCCGGCGATGATGGATTATGACATCCGTCACGGCCGCACTTACATGTACGCCAAGGGTAAGCCGCTTTACCCGTTCGGTTACGGCCTGAGCTATACGCGCTTTCGTTACGCTAATTTGCGTACCGACAAGCCGGCCGTCGCGCGTAACGGCCGGACGATCGTGAGCGTGGACGTGACCAATGTCGGCGATCGCAGCGGCGATGCGGTGCCGCAGCTGTACGTGCGCCATCGCGGGTCGAAGGTCGAACGTCCGGCGCTGAAGCTGGAAGGGTTCAGCCGCGTGACCGTTGCGCCGGGCGAGACGAAGACCGTGCGCATCCCACTCAAGGCCGCGCAGCTTGCTTATTGGAACGGCGCCCAGAAGGCGTTTGTGGTCGAGCCGGAGCCGGTCGAGCTGATGATCGGTGCCTCCTCCGCCGATATCGAGTTACGCAGTACGCTTCAGATACGCTAG
- a CDS encoding DUF2975 domain-containing protein produces MLRVSRWLLLILNTGNWLFFAGAVVLLALLATGTAPFATHVIMRDAYPGYEHALLRAVEGLVAIGIAVVFAVDILFRRLLAILATLDAGDPFQLANAARLHHIAWALLAIQLLDLCFGALALHIGSIAHKPIPWSFGLTGWLAVLLLFILARVFRQGAEMRDEIEGTV; encoded by the coding sequence ATGTTGCGGGTGTCGCGCTGGCTGTTGCTGATACTCAACACGGGGAACTGGTTGTTCTTTGCCGGAGCAGTCGTGTTGCTGGCACTGCTCGCCACTGGCACGGCCCCATTTGCCACCCACGTCATCATGCGCGACGCCTACCCGGGGTATGAGCACGCGCTCCTGCGCGCGGTCGAAGGCCTGGTTGCCATCGGCATAGCCGTCGTTTTTGCCGTGGACATCCTGTTCCGGCGGCTGCTGGCGATCCTGGCCACGCTGGATGCCGGCGATCCATTCCAATTGGCGAACGCGGCGCGGCTGCACCATATCGCCTGGGCGCTACTTGCCATTCAGCTTCTGGATCTCTGCTTCGGCGCGCTGGCGCTCCACATCGGGTCGATCGCGCACAAACCGATTCCGTGGAGCTTTGGCCTCACCGGGTGGCTGGCGGTGCTGCTGCTGTTCATCCTGGCGCGCGTCTTCCGCCAGGGCGCGGAGATGCGTGACGAGATCGAGGGGACCGTCTGA
- a CDS encoding helix-turn-helix domain-containing protein, which translates to MPVEIRLDELLHQRRMTLTELAERVDITLANLSILKTGKARAIRFSTLEAICRELDCQPGELIIFTREE; encoded by the coding sequence ATGCCGGTGGAGATCCGGCTCGACGAATTGCTGCACCAGCGCCGGATGACGCTCACCGAACTGGCGGAGCGCGTCGATATCACGCTCGCCAATCTGTCGATCCTGAAGACCGGCAAGGCGCGCGCGATCCGCTTCTCCACTCTCGAGGCGATCTGCCGCGAACTCGATTGCCAGCCTGGCGAACTGATCATCTTCACACGCGAGGAGTGA